A single region of the Ptychodera flava strain L36383 chromosome 9, AS_Pfla_20210202, whole genome shotgun sequence genome encodes:
- the LOC139140402 gene encoding organic solute transporter subunit alpha-like — protein sequence MANSSCQEEYPYSYEVFEDAPTVRIVLYTMAPILVFLTVLMFIESTIYVFKAIPRKSRRNKIIWIFCIYPTFSVCSVVALFIPRASLFTRFTSSIQLSITMYQFLKLIMDYYGGRDAMLATLQSQPVKLNTFPLMLCCVCLPKVSMTYNTQRRLRRLVMQVALICPIVYFIVVILWVDDRYKSGEVSIREPFVYLSIAALVSTIIAMQALSVVYTASTQALKKFKITPKYFSVQLALFFGNIQPVLLGLLASFEVIPCIEPFPTKSRSEVIHNFLVVFEFFVLGVMARIYFRTKRLGNLDQLVSEKCDPEDADISKDGINGEENGVVVKGDAEKMTLENEVNGNNNIMATAEGEESHDHVVTTGV from the exons ATGGCCAACTCGTCATGTCAAGAAGAATACCCATACTCCTATGAAGTATTCGAAG ACGCACCGACCGTTCGCATAGTTCTCTACACTATGGCACCTATCCTGGTATTCCTCACTGTGCTGATGTTCATAGAGTCGACCATATACGTTTTCAAAGCTATTCCAAGAAAGTCTAGGCGAAACAAAATCATAtggattttttgtatatatccG ACATTCAGCGTTTGCTCTGTAGTGGCTTTGTTTATTCCAAGAGCTTCTCTATTCACCAGATTTACGTCATCAAT ACAACTCTCCATAACCATGTACCAGTTCCTGAAATTGATCATGGATTATTATGGAGGAAGGGACGCTATGTTGGCCACGCTTCAAAGTCAGCCGGTCAAGTTGAACACCTTTCCCCTGATGCTGTGCTGTGTATGCTTGCCAAAGGTGTCCATGACTTA cAACACACAGCGAAGATTGCGTCGGCTGGTCATGCAGGTTGCTCTAATATGTCCTATCGTCTACTTCATCGTCGTAATATTGTGGGTCGATGATCGTTATAAGTCTGGCGAG GTCAGTATCCGCGAACCCTTCGTATATCTTTCTATTGCCGCCCTTGTTTCCACCATCATCGCCATGCAGGCCCTCAGTGTTGTGTACACGGCATCGACTCAAGCattgaaaaagttcaaaattacGCCGAAATATTTCTCGGTCCAATTGGCGCTTTTTTTCGGCAATATCCAGCCCGTCTTGCTCGGACTGTTGGCATCCTTCGAAGTGATCCCGTGCATTGAACCTTTTCCTACAAAGTCTAGATCAGAAG TTATACACAACTTCTTGGTGGTGTTCGAGTTTTTCGTGCTCGGTGTAATGGCTAGAATCTACTTCCGGACAAAACGACTGGGCAACCTAGATCAGCTGGTTTCCGAGAAATGTGATCCCGAAGATGCCGACATTTCGAAGGATGGCATCAACGGCGAAGAGAACGGCGTGGTTGTCAAGGGCGACGCCGAGAAGATGACGCTTGAAAACGAGGTGAACGGCAACAACAACATCATGGCCACGGCAGAGGGGGAGGAATCACATGACCACGTTGTGACTACAGGAGTCTGA